The genomic window AGATTATGCAGGACTTGCAGTAATATCTGAAACTAAAAATATTACAGTAAAAGAAGATAAAAAAGCTCCAGAAATAGTTGGATTTAAAAATGCTGAAGCAGATGAAGTTACTTTAATATTTGATAAAGATGTAAAATTCGCTGATATAGATGCTAATAAAATAGATGGAAACAATAGTGATCTAGATAAATTCTATCATTCTAGTGATAGAGGCGGTAATTATGCAAAAGAAGTTAAGATAGATGGAAAAGAAGTTACAATTAAGTTTGAAGAAGATTCAATTTCTGATGGTTCAACTAATATATATATTAAATCTGATGTTCTTGAAAGTAGATGGGAAGTTAAAAATGCAAAATTATCTCATAAGATTTTTAGAGATGAAGATAAAGTAGCACCAGAATTAGTTAAAGTTGAACAAGATGAAGATCGTAATGATAAAATTAAAATAAGATTCTCTGAAAAAGTTAAATTAAATGGTGATGGTTCAGCTACGAAGACAGGAAATTATACAATCAAAGATAATAAAGGGAAAGAATGGAAGATAAAAGACATAAAACAAGATGGAAACAGTGAAAAAGAATTTATTATTACTACAACTAAAGATTTAGATGATGATTTAAAATACACTTTAACTGTAGAAAGTGTTGAAGATAAAGCTGGAAATGCAATTAAGAAAGTTACTAAAGACTTTAAAGTTACTGATAATGATTCTGTATCAAAGGATGATATTAAAGTTACAGTGTATTCAGCTGGAACTAATGATCAAAAAATACTTGTTGATTTTGATTCTAAGATGAACTTAAGTGATAAGGAGAAATATTCTGCTAAAGACTTATCTAAGTACACATTAATATCTGATAATAAAAAGGATTTTGATGATAAAGGTGCTATAACTTTAGATCAACTTTATAAAGCTTCTATAAAATCTGCAAAAGATGGTAAAGCAGTAGAAATATCTATTCCAGGTAAAGATAATGGTACATTAAAAGAAAAACAATTTAATTTAAATGAATTAAAAGGAAAATTAAGCATTCAAATTGCTAGAGTTGCTGATGAAAAAGGCAATATAACTGATAAGACATTTACAATTGATGATATTAAGTTCTCTGGAAAAGGAGAAAAAGGTCAAATAACATTTGATAAAGATGATGATTGTGTACCACAAGCAAAAACAGTAGAAGATTTATACTTTGCTTTTGATGATAAAGTAAACTTTGATAGTGATGACATAGTAGTTGTAGCAGCTGAAAAAGGAGTGTCAAAAGAAGACGTTGAAGCTAAAGCAAAAGAGTTTACAAAGGATAAAGATACTGCTACTGATACAAAGTCATCTGATGGAAAAATGATTAAAAATTTACCAGTTGCTAAATTTAAAACTGGATTAAATGATGGAAATACAGACTTACTAATGACTCTTGATAAAGGATTAAAAGACAAGAGATATGATGATGATGATTACAATCATATACTATCTTATGAAGGTAAATTCATAGAAAGAGACGAAAAAGGACTTTCTAAAGAAAATGGTAAGGCGTTAGACGTTTATGTTGTTGTTGTTCCAAATGATAAAGGGATAACTGAAACAGATAATGATTATGATGAAACTTTAGTTACAGGAGCAACTCTTATAAAAGATAAGATAGGACCTGCTATAGTTAACAATAAAAATAGGGCTGATGATTATAAATATAAAGGACAAGATGCTTATGGTTCTGTTTCTAGCTTAATCAAAGATGATGAAGCAGTAGAATATAGCTATAATGCAGTTGATAATACAGGTTCTATAGTTCTTACTTTTGAAGAAGACATTGATCCAAATTCTGTATCAAAATCAACTTTCGAATTAAAGAAAGATGACTTTAAAGATGCTAAAATTAAGAAAGTAAGCGTTAAAGAAAACAAAGTTACTCTTGATATAGAAAATCTTATAGATCAAACTAAGGACAAAAATGATAAAGATTATAAGATAGCAATTGAAGATGGACATGAAATAATGCAAAGAGGTCCAATTAAAGATATGAGCGATAATGAAGTTGATGGATTAAAACTTCAAGTTGGTGCATTTGATCCATTAGAAGTAGCAAAAGACACAAATTCAACATTAAAGACTTTCACAATAGGTGGAGTAAATGTAGTAGCTCTTACAGATGTAACTGGTTCAGGAGCAAGCCAAACTTATGCAAGCTTTGACGCTGATGCAGTAAAAGGAATAGCTGTAGAAAAAAATTCAGCTAAAGCAAAATCAGTAGTTGTAAAAGTAAATGATACTGAAGTAGTAGCAGATCAATTAGCTAATAAAGTATTAGCTGAAAATGATGTTATAACAGTAGTTGTAACAGCAGAAGATGATTCAACTACAACTTATAAAGTAACAGTTAAAAAAGCAGAAGCAAAAGACACAGATTCAACATTAAAGACTTTCACAATAGGTGGAGTAAATGTAGTAGCTCTTACAGATGTAACTGGTTCAGGAGCAAGCCAAACTTATGCAAGCTTTGACGCTGACGCAGTAAAGGGAATAGCTGTAGAAAAAAATTCAGCTAAAGCAAAATCAGTAGTTGTAAAAGTAAATGATACTGAAGTAGTAGCAGATCAATTAGCTAATAAAGTATTAGCTGAAAATGATGTTATAACAGTAGTTGTAACAGCAGAAGATGATTCAACTACAACTTATAAAGTAACAGTTAAAAAAGCAGAAGCAAAAGACACAGATTCAACATTAAAGACTTTCACAATAGGTGGAGTAAATGTAGTAGCTCTTACAGATGTAACTGGTTCAGGAGCAAGCCAAACTTATGCAAGCTTTGACGCTGACGCAGTAAAAGGAATAGCTGTAGAAAAAAATTCAGCTAAAGCAAAATCAGTAGTTGTAAAAGTAAATGATACTGAAGTAGTAGCAGATCAATTAGCTAATAAAGTATTAGCTGAAAATGATGTTATAACAATAGTTGTAACAGCAGAAGATGATTCAACTACAACTTATAAAGTAACAGTTAAAAAAGCCTAAACAAGCTTTGTCTTATGTTTTCTCGTAAGGGTGCCTGAACCTACCCGACTTATGTTGAAATAAAAAATAAAAGAATAGAGAGGGATAGCTCACAAGTTATCCTTCTCATTTCAAATGAAATATGTGAACGGAAAACATATAATAGACAATAGAGGATTGACAGTAGGAAATTAAAATCATTTCAAACCAATGACACGTCATGTTTAATCAAATCAAATTTCATAAAATAATCAGATCATATCACTGGTTGAAAAACTTAATAATTCATTTCTAAAAGAACTAATCATTTTATATGATTAGTTCTTTTTTGCGCTAAAAATTATTTTCAAATCAATTTACATATATTGTAAAAACGTTTTCGTTATGCTATACTTTATTTGTAAAATATTTACAATTGATATTTTACACTATTTTAACTTCCCAAAACTTCCTATTATCGATGGAACGCCGTATGCGGTGAAAGTCCCACGTACGGTGTGGACCGGTCGAAAACCTTGTAAAATTTATATCAGGTTAGACACGAAATGGCGAAAATCAAGAACTTAATGTAGTGGACAGGCTTAATTCTGAGCTTGTTGAACCAAAGATACCAGGAACGTACTATATAGCTGTTAAGTTAAATGATGGACTAGATTATAACAATTACACTGCAAAAATTAAGAACACATCAACAGAATTAGTGTATGACGATAATGTTAAAAAATTCTTTTATGATGACTATAAAACATCACCATC from Clostridium sp. MB40-C1 includes these protein-coding regions:
- a CDS encoding Ig-like domain-containing protein, with the translated sequence MTKQKKVVSVLSTSAISGLVASALMTSQAFAAVDAYTVKVGGDVYQYSKTELMESYLDSTEGTKAPLFEDFQAKLTEAKSVYAYHDDKTGYVTAQSVFDKYLENEKGFNLDQFTESKEAKVVEVPTVKKAVVKDGEIKYEDESNKPEDGEVKVTSISAINLKQVKIEFANKITDSDIKDDIEDEDNYTLEDKDGDEVKDVIKEVKLDDSRKFAILTFRDKTEDKKDNYVIQNQEKYTLTIDEDAVGKEIKEELKFKDLDLPKIEEVEAVGVETIKVKFSEPIMPDNLKDISDEWDKNGKEITPELSKDDFDIDNGDLSIRRVELVNDNTEANIIVTSDFKEGQKVSVKVKSSVKDYAGLAVISETKNITVKEDKKAPEIVGFKNAEADEVTLIFDKDVKFADIDANKIDGNNSDLDKFYHSSDRGGNYAKEVKIDGKEVTIKFEEDSISDGSTNIYIKSDVLESRWEVKNAKLSHKIFRDEDKVAPELVKVEQDEDRNDKIKIRFSEKVKLNGDGSATKTGNYTIKDNKGKEWKIKDIKQDGNSEKEFIITTTKDLDDDLKYTLTVESVEDKAGNAIKKVTKDFKVTDNDSVSKDDIKVTVYSAGTNDQKILVDFDSKMNLSDKEKYSAKDLSKYTLISDNKKDFDDKGAITLDQLYKASIKSAKDGKAVEISIPGKDNGTLKEKQFNLNELKGKLSIQIARVADEKGNITDKTFTIDDIKFSGKGEKGQITFDKDDDCVPQAKTVEDLYFAFDDKVNFDSDDIVVVAAEKGVSKEDVEAKAKEFTKDKDTATDTKSSDGKMIKNLPVAKFKTGLNDGNTDLLMTLDKGLKDKRYDDDDYNHILSYEGKFIERDEKGLSKENGKALDVYVVVVPNDKGITETDNDYDETLVTGATLIKDKIGPAIVNNKNRADDYKYKGQDAYGSVSSLIKDDEAVEYSYNAVDNTGSIVLTFEEDIDPNSVSKSTFELKKDDFKDAKIKKVSVKENKVTLDIENLIDQTKDKNDKDYKIAIEDGHEIMQRGPIKDMSDNEVDGLKLQVGAFDPLEVAKDTNSTLKTFTIGGVNVVALTDVTGSGASQTYASFDADAVKGIAVEKNSAKAKSVVVKVNDTEVVADQLANKVLAENDVITVVVTAEDDSTTTYKVTVKKAEAKDTDSTLKTFTIGGVNVVALTDVTGSGASQTYASFDADAVKGIAVEKNSAKAKSVVVKVNDTEVVADQLANKVLAENDVITVVVTAEDDSTTTYKVTVKKAEAKDTDSTLKTFTIGGVNVVALTDVTGSGASQTYASFDADAVKGIAVEKNSAKAKSVVVKVNDTEVVADQLANKVLAENDVITIVVTAEDDSTTTYKVTVKKA